The region tttttttatatattttttagatcagttttttattttatttttacagaTTTCAAAATATGGgaaatctaaattttaatattggaTCAGAATTTTATCCAAACTATTTGAACCGTATTCCCTATTCTTGATTTCAATTCCTGAACCCTAAATTTCTTCTCTCTTCCACATTGGGTTCTGCTGCGTTCGACACTGTTGCTTCAACATTGCTCCGATCTGCGATTCAAGgtctatttttctcttccaCATTGGGTTCTGCTGCGTTCGACACTATTGCTTCAACAGTGCTACGATCTGCGATTCAAggtctattttcctttttcttctctcctttaTTGGTGGATCTGTTGAATATGTTGAACATTGACGACAACATTTTTTTCGGAATTCACTTCTCAAAACATTTTCAGAACATTGTGTCCCTCTATATTTTGTCAATGATTGGAAGCTACTTCAGCTTTGTCGATTTGTTGTATATTGGTAagcatttcttcattttttttcttaccacAGTTGAACAGGTTTTCTTACCACTGATATAAATATTGATAACAGACaattaattactaataaatACTGATAACAGACAATGATATAAATACTGATAACaaacaattaattaaacatGTTGCTTAAACATACTACTAACATTCTTCTTAATATGAAGAATCTCTGTTCTTAAATTACTTGTGTGTTTGCATTCATATCACTAatcttttctttaataaaacaATAGGAACTATCACATCTACTCTGCATTAATTCTCTTCGGTACGTCAAATACTTTTGCTATCAATCATTTGATGTGAGTTGTCGCATGATAAAAGATTGTTTCCTTTTCACCCAATTAAGACCATATCCTATATTCCAGAATACAACATTGTCCAAATTTATTTCTATTCTGGTGTATCACATCATTTTGTTAAATCCTATGACAGGAATTCATATTCAGAGCTTGCATAAGAAGAGAAATAATTGTGCAAAATTTCAGGAGATACATATATTACATACAACTAGAGGTGAAAAGGATAAAGATCTCACAAATGATAACTAGGCCTCTCtaagaatgaaaagaagaagatcactattttttgttactaagtTAAACCATGACTAATTGCCGTTAAGCTTCAATTCTTAGATCTTCCTTCATCTTTCTAATGAAATCTTCAAACTTTTTATTCAACTCCTCTGTGCTCAGCATGCTGCTTTCTTCTTctacattttcttcttcctcttttacGCCCTCTTCAATCAGAATGTAATCAATTTCTGACCCTTTAACTTGCTCTTCTTCACCTACATCCAATTGTTCAGTTTCTTCATCTAGCTCATCCAATTGTATGTTACTTCCTTTTTCTTGTCCTTCATCCACCACAATTATCTTCTCCATAGTGTGCTAAATAAAGGGTTGGTGACAAAGTTTtagatttataatattataattcattttataatgAGTTATATGAATCAATGATGATATATGTCATTTTATAATGAGTTGTTCTCACtataaatgaaaattcataATCATCAGATTATGAGTTTTTCACCTATACTGATATTAGTGCAGTACAACGGTTATATTATCAAAGACGAACACATGTCAACAATATAAGTGAGTGAAATTTGTAACTAAGTTGAAGTTGATAAGTAgatgatattataatttcataatctaACCATTTTAGATTTATTGATAGCTTCTGATGAGAAATCATACACACTTCAATTGTGTTACCGTAATCCACTCACCATGAATGAGTTCAATATCTGTTATCGTTTCAAGATAAAATTTGGTCTTAGAAATAAGAGAGGAGAAATAAGTAACATTTATTTTGTGATTATTATTCACAGACAGAAATCATAATGCGTGTATAAATGGCAGCCATGCAAAAGGGTAAGATTCATCGTTTCAAGGCTTCTGCAATGCAACACAGATGTATCAGAGGGACCACCATCAATCACAGATTCCAGTTTTAAATGTTTAGGAGCGTTACAAACAAAGTTTGTTGTAAttagatgagaaaaaaaaatctgtattttatataatcatACATTCTGACATGTTTGAGTTAGTATTAGCAATAACTTGTAATAACATTTTACAACtgtaaataatttcaatttaaagGAATATTATGTTAAAGGGTGATGAGAGATTTTGAGTTTGGTTTTATGTGATGATGCAGGTGCCACCGAGACCAAACACATACATGCCTTTTGGAAATGGTGTCCACTCTTGTCCAGGCAGTGAGCTAGCCAAGCTCGAACTTCTTGTCCTTCTCCATCATCTCACACTTTCTTACAGGTTTCTCCCTCCTAACCATAAATTCCTCAACCGTGTATTTGGTTATAAACTGACTTCCTTAAAGAAGTGTATATTCAGACCAAATCTCAATTAATGGAAGATTTTTGGAATTGAAAGTTTTGACATGTTGTGTTTAAAATGATATgttgatatgatatgatatctTCCAGGTTGTGTTCTTGGTTAGTCAATATTGCAACATTGTTCTAAAAATGTCATTAATACATGAAGATGATTGTTCCGTCTCAAAACCAATTGAGCATGCACTTTCTACTCCATCAATTGTTAGTGGCTCTACAAATATGGGACCCCCTTCTCATGAGGGACGGAAAAATCGATCAGAAGCTTGGAATCATTTCATTCAAATAGAACCAAAATCGGATAAAAGGGCTCAATGCAAGTATTGTGATATCCTTATTCGATATGAGAAAGGAACAACTGCAATGCATAATCATGTGTTGAGATGTCCAAATAACCCCAATAAGAGACAAAAAGTAAGTTCATCTTCAACAATTGATGGAAATATTAACTCTCCTTCTTATGGTAGATTTGACCAAGAACTTTGTCAAGAAGAACTGGTAAAAATGTTTGTGGAAGCTGAACTCCCCTTTCGATTTGTAGAGCATGTTGCTTTTAGGAGGTATTCAAATGCTTTGCAACCAAGATTTAAGATCCCATCACGTTATACCATATCACGGAATATTGTGACATTATGGAATGcaaaaaagatatatttgaaGGATTTTCTTTCTCAACATTGTCAAAGAGTTTGTCTCACTACTGATGCATGGACTTCACCTCAAAATCAAAGTTATATGTGTTTAACAAGCCACTTCATCGACAATGATTGGAATTTGCATAAAAGGATTTTGAATTTCCGTCAAGTAATAAGTCATACCGGAGAGGCCATGGCTAAATTTGTTGAGTCATGCTTGCATGAATGGGGGTTGAGTCGTGTTTTAACCTTGACAGTAGATAATGCTACATCAAATGACACGGGAGTTCAACACTTGAAGAAAAGACTATTGTCTTGGAATAACTCGGTTTTGAAAGGTGACTATACTCATATGCGTTGTTGTGCACATATTTTGAACTTAATTGTGAGTAGTGGTCTAAAAGAGATTGATAACTCTGTTTTAAGAATTCGTGCTGCAGTGAAATATATTAGATCATCTCCTTCTAGATTTATGAAATTCAAAGAGTGTGTAAAAGCCAAAAGATTGAATATAAAGGTCATATTTGCTTGGATGTTGAAACAAGGTGGAACTCAACATATTTGATGTTAGATGCTGCTTTCAAGCATAAAATGGCATTTGTTGAGCTTGAGTTTTATGATACAAAATATGCTAATGAGTTAGGAAAGGAGATTGGATTGCCTTCTTATGAAGATTGGGAGTATGTTGAGTCTATTCTACCTTTCTTGAGCATTTTTTATGAAGCTACTTTGCGCATCTCAGGTAACTCTTATGTTACTAGTAATCTATACATGTTAGAAGTGGTAGGAATTTGGAATGGGATCAATCATCTCCTCAAGTCCAATGCTACAAGCAGTGCTACATATAAGATGGctgaaaaaatgagaaaaaaatatgagaaatattGGGGTGAACCTAACAAGTTCAATATATTGTTGTTAATTGTTGTTGTCTTAGATCCTAGATACAAGATGAGTTATATGAATTGGGCAATTGATCAACTTTTTGATCCTGAAAAGACAAATGATGGATGGGTGTTAAAGTCACGGCTCGATACTTCCTTAAAGTTGTTGTTTGATGAATATAAAAGTCAAAATGGGGGAGCTGAAAAtgacacacaacaaacacatgTTGATGTACCCAATTATAAGCATGATCCATATGGTCGGAATAAGTTTTTGCAAACAACAGGATTAACCTCTTTAAACAAATCTGAACTTCAAAAGTATTTAGAGGAAGAGCTTGGTGAAACAACTTTGAACATTCTTGATTGGTGGAAAATGAATTCATGTAGATTTCCAATCTTGTCAAACATAGCACGAGAGCTATTAGCTATGCCTGTTTCTATGGTAGCATCTGAGTCTGCATTTAGCACGGGAGGAAGAGTGCTTGATCCATATCGAAGTTCTTTATCACAACAAAAGGTAGAGGCACTCATTTGTACACAGGATTGGTTGAAAGACACACATTCACCATCATTGTTagactatgattttgaagagcttCAATATGTTGACCAAGGTATGTTGatgtttaaattatgtaataatattataattaaatatgtattaactaatgataattttgtttctttcttaaAGAGTTGGTTTTTGAACAAGATGATGACCAGAATATAATTTCTTTGAGTTAAAGCTCACGCCCAATGCCTCTTGAAATTAGTAAGTAATGAATGGACTTCCCTTTTCATGTGAATAACTTCTCTTTCTTTGTATTCTATTGTTTAgtgattttcttaaaactttaagtTGTTAATgacaattaaagcatgattttattaatatggATTTGTTATTATATCTATCATTGGaatagattatttaaatttctttaataatttgttcATGTTTCAGATAAATCACAAGTGGATTGATGCCAACTTTAGCTGCTTCATATATAGATGGTTGTGAAGATATTGCTAATGAGTTTGAGTTAATGAGCCATGGAAGAGATTTTGAACTTTGTAATCGAATGGGTGCTAGTGCATTCTATTTGAAGAGACTCTTAAAATTGCCATGAACTCTAGAATGTTTtggatttgttattttttaatgttagtgATATTGTATGAGGATGTAAGActttataatcattttcattactAAAAGATTAAATGACTTTATATGGacaattatatgattttaatttttttaatgttaagaatttaaataatatattatgtttaatcttaaatactattaaatttataatatttttatattttattattttatatattattttacttttttaaaaaatatttatgtattggatgaaataattattttatttttaaaatataaatttaaaattaaaattaaatttataaaagttaagttTCATTAAAAATGGATTTAGAAATGAATCTAGATTTTTaattgatccaaatatttagatatggATATCTAACTTGATCCTAATATTTGGATATAGATTTTAATATATccaaattgttttttcaaaaaaaaagtgGATATGGATCAAAATCTGAACCATATATTTAGATTCAAATTGGATGTGGAGCGGATATCTaaatatccaatccatgcccaccctTAGCGAGAGCTCGACAAGGAGAATAGTAGCCCATGcgtagtctcgcttaggcgagactcctttcgcctaagcgagacatcTGCTCGCTCAAAACGAGGGTTTGGTCGCCTAAGCGATAACTCGCGGAGAAAGCCCTAGGCGAGCCTCtactcatctcgcctaggcgaggcaagctcgcttgggcgagattattaGTACTCGCCATTGTTCACGCCTGCATCGCACACACACATATACCAAACAGAAAATCCAGACAGTCCAAACATCCAGGACAACATACAAACTTGAGAATCATGAAACTAAAAATGGCACAAGTCACAATCACACCAGACAAggaggttctagcttcccttacttgggaATAAGCTAACACAAGACCTTGACGCCAAATGGAGGAACACCACAGCTCCAGGAGAGGATTATGGAGCTGGAAAGAGAACAACAGTGGGTTTATTACAGGAACCTTAACATTGGCCACATAATAATAAGACCAGAGATTGAAAGCTATGCATTGAGGAATACTTACGTGAGCAGAACAAGGTTGAGCTAGGCTTGAATTTGGTTAAACGTCAAAACCCTAACAGAGTGACGGCTGCAGCTCTGAGCACCAAGGTAGCAGATTTCTGAAAGCGTAGAATGAGTgaattagggcagacttaggggtggttttatcctttgggccagccctaagACCCAGTAGTTTGGGGCAGTCTTTAGATAAAAGGGCAGAAcaaaaagtgggccttacattctccctaacaacaaaattttcgacctcAAAAATAAAGACTCATCAGACAAACAAATgcggatgtgattttctcatgtcctcctctaactcccaagtcgagtcacctgttctccgatcccagatgactttaacGAGATGGACTGGTTTCCCTCTACCTTCCTCCACTCGACTGTCCTCCAAGGCAATGGGTGACACTTCCACAATGAGGTCCtctctgatctgtatatcctcagcttTCAGCACATGAGCCAGatcaaacacatacttcctcaactgcGACACATGGAACAACGGATGAAGGTTTGCTAGGTGAGGAGGCAAAGCTATCTCGTAAGCCACGtgcccaatcctcctcgagatCTGGTAGGGGCCAAGAAACTTAGGAGagagcttccttgagcggagagtcTTTTCCACACCagtggtgatgaaggattatcttgttcctttttaagattattgaatatggtgtgagttgattaagaaaactaagtgaaatccccactggacattaagatagcaagctatctatatgtgaaggttcctttcacaaagctcaagagaagaagatgatggattgattcaaaacaaaaaggaaatggaaagcacataaaccatagaaaaccaagaacaattaaaggaagaagaaaacataaaatggaaaggaaaggaatggtaaaaatgtgagaaacacgccactacaagactaggctagaagccatgacaaccttgaagatgagtggatgtgtgttgccacttgctatgcaagataaggcttaaaagtattcactcccaagggaggaaactctcacaaatggttgagatacaagagtgtttttacttcaaaatcttcaacccttttacatgtctaggaggaccccttatatagaagagtttaggggtctctaagcaaataaaagata is a window of Vigna unguiculata cultivar IT97K-499-35 chromosome 4, ASM411807v1, whole genome shotgun sequence DNA encoding:
- the LOC114180579 gene encoding zinc finger BED domain-containing protein RICESLEEPER 2-like, with protein sequence MAFVELEFYDTKYANELGKEIGLPSYEDWEYVESILPFLSIFYEATLRISGNSYVTSNLYMLEVVGIWNGINHLLKSNATSSATYKMAEKMRKKYEKYWGEPNKFNILLLIVVVLDPRYKMSYMNWAIDQLFDPEKTNDGWVLKSRLDTSLKLLFDEYKSQNGGAENDTQQTHVDVPNYKHDPYGRNKFLQTTGLTSLNKSELQKYLEEELGETTLNILDWWKMNSCRFPILSNIARELLAMPVSMVASESAFSTGGRVLDPYRSSLSQQKVEALICTQDWLKDTHSPSLLDYDFEELQYVDQDKSQVD